The window ttaaaaaaattgtaaatataacaaagtctatcaatgataaacttctatcgttgatagacttttatggtctatcaatgataaattaatatttggaacatttttaaaaaataatgtgattTTAGAAAGTATTGTCAAAAATAGGTTTGAGCCaaaacaattaacaaaaaataggTGAGTTTGGGCAAAGCCGTGGACTCCATCCACAACTTTAGTGATGTGGCCGTGTGGGCCCCACACCTTCCTTTTCCATtaactatttatataatatatattatgtgcaGGCCccacaatatatttttttttcaatttctttttaaaaaacacatattattttttttatatagtaatTCGCTTGcactcaattttaaaattatctttacctattcaaattaatatcaacttttcaatttcaattttttctttttatttattttttatatattaaatatcccaatattcaaattttcttattaaattcacatttcctaatttaattagattacttcttaatcaaaattatatatatatatatatatatatttatttaaaaaaacacatatattaacaaaaatatattattaagaaatataataaacaaattaaaataataataataataattatgagaAGTTAAAAGCTTACtccaaaaataacaataataatcttaACAATCGACATAGATTTCTTTTTAGAATTGAGAGTATTTGGggaattagtatatatatttttaattgttattatttttaaggtaaacttcaacttctctcaattattattattaatttaattattttaatatattttttaataacgtattttttttgttaatatatgtgtttttaaaaataaattgaaaaaaaatatatgtataattttggttaagaaataatCCAATTAAACTATGAAATGtgcatttaataaaaaaaattgaatattaagatatttaatatatataaaaaaagaaaaaagattaaaagaaaaagaaaaaattaaaattaaaaaattgatattaattttgataagtAAAGATGGTTTTAGAATTGAGGGGTATAtgaattagtatatatataaataatgaaaaagattaAGGCGTGAGGACCAcatataatgtatattatatataaataatgaatttgccCAAACTCACCTATTTTTGTCGATAGTTTTGACTCAAACCTATTTTTGACGATACTTTCTAAAATCACATTATTTTAGCAACATGACCCATCagtgataaatttttatcaacgataaattttgtaacatttacaatttaaaaaaaaaactgttgcTATACATGTTACCACgttgtttgtttaaaatttgattatctAAATGAATTAAACAGAATAATAATCTCAATATtcttacatttctttttacattagttttcaaaatataccctttttttttcatttataacaaaaaaaaaaaggaaaaaaaaaatcctttttggaataattttaaaaaactcagaaacaatttcaaagttcaataaaattgaacttaaaagaagaaaacttgtcCCAAAGTTTATAgttattaacaataatatatacgTAACTTAACTACCTCTTTTAGAGGTAGGAATTCCATTATTCAATATTCCCAATAAATACATTCCacttatattcaaataaaaaatgttatttcatACCTAAACTCAAGGCTGATCTCTAACACATACAAAGTTTCATACATCAAAAGTAGCCTTGAAAGAAAAGTGCTTTACACAAACTCCCAATAAAAGcaaacacaaaatatacaCATAACTTTACAAAATGTCAATTTCAAAGTACATTCATCTCTCACTTACAAACACTTAAATAATCGCCCAAAATCcaacttaaaagaaagctaGTTACCTAAACCATTTACAAagaataaatttgttattaaatttgtatacaTAGAAGggttatttaatattttaacagtctagtttttatgttttttgggTTAGTagtaatttaatatgatatataaatattctatAAAAATAGGATAGTTGTTAtgaactgaaaaaaaaaatataagttatatataaaaaagttaaatagaTCCAAACCaatttaagatatattgttatattttataaataattttaatattttatcatttttaaaaataacagaataaatcaaaatatttaccgaatatagaaaaatttgagATTCTATCACTATACCATACCTTGctatagattgtaaatattttgtaaaatctaccatttttaaaaattctccttttaaaagtgtcaatttttaaatattcgatAGTATCAAAACTATTATAATGTCATTCTCTGTCTCTAACATTTTATCTTGAAgtgaataaaacaaataattaacaaattgtGATCAACAATAAATCATGGAACCAAGCCACAATTTATAAGCTTATAGCCAACAAAAAAAGCAATTAAATATGTATTGAACATTACAAATATTTACTTATGAGTTAAGTTGATGggtaattttatattttagcctttttatctttcaaaataataagcATATATATGCTCAACAATAGACTAAAGTAGAGTCTTAATCATAGTATGTTAATTTAACATTTCTCTTTATACTTCTTTTTATAATGATTTAACTAGAAATACATATACTTTGACCGATTGAGTTTAACTAGCTTAATGGTAATGATATGATTTCTGTTTATATAGACGAAGTTTGAATTCTTCATCCTAGAGTTATACcataaagaaaatcaattattgaatatagtTTCATGGCTCCACCAAGTGAAGCTTGTTTAAATACTTGTTTGAACTCTATCTAACTCATATATCTATCTTATAAACATGGTCATTCGCATTCATAGTATTTTTAggacaattaattaataatataacattattaaaaaaattacaaatatagtaattttttttaaaaaccctaatcaaaatttaaaaattcgaGTCTTCACAATATACATATAGCAAAAAATGTTCTTTACAGTAGTTGTTGCAACAGGTAATATCAATGTCAAGGTATGAGTAATTGATAAACTAATGGATATACCTTATTCCTCTTTGtcatgatatatatatattttttttgcaagATCACATATGCGTTTTAGTTCAACAAAGTCAATAGTTATACGCATATCAGTattgtaattttgaagttttaatcCTCGAGTATATAAGGTTCAATAGTTGAAAAGTCTATTGGATAAATTTGTGCAAGTCAAGTTATTTTTTCCTATCAAAAGGAGCAAATGAATTACTTAGATTCAAACAATCCACACAAATGAGTAACTCAACACTTGTTTGAGTAAAACGATTATTCAACTCTTGAAGTTTCATATTAATGGTTGTAGAGAGCACTTCAACACGATAATGGtacaaatttgtaattggCTGAACTTTTCAGCTTTTTCGTCCTCGAATTAGAAGCATGTCATCAATTTTAAGAACTTCAATATCATGATTGTTGCAAAAATCATAAACCGGATACAACAATGAATCCCAACCAAACTTTCTatcatattttgtaatattaatttataaattttggcCAAATTCATTGCTTTCACAATatgataatcttttctttgtaGTACTCCACATACGTCATTTGTGATTTCcaatatattttcatgaaatgtatatgaaaaagaaagtcaaATGATAGGATATAACTCATTGGTATCTCTGCTTCATTTtgcttcactttttttcttctatatttgaTCCATTTCCCAGAATTGTCTCAAGTACATCAACAATTGAAAAGTGTGATCCCCATCGAGAGAACATATTTGTGTTTTAACTACTGTCTCTTGATTTAATCCTGACCGTTGATATTTCAccattatttaatgttttaaaaaaaatttatgctATGATTCTCTTGTAGAATATCTCGACGTTTTGCTGATGCCCCAATAACACTACAAGAGTTTTTACTTTCATTGATGAAAAAAAACGTTggccaaaatccaaaaaacgTTATCGTAAGTTATGCCGAcgcatttttttatattgacaAAAACGTCGTTGTATCCATGTCAGGAGAAGTTCTTGCCGAtgaaatttagtttcattGGCATAAGTACATTTTTCTTGACACATATTGTTGCGTTGGCATACAAGTTTTCccaaaaaatacaatttcatCAGCATACAACTTTTTCGAACTAATACAATTTCCTTGGCATACAAGTCTCATAatgaaatacaattttttcGGTGTACAAGTTTTGCCAATGAAATGCAATTTCGTCGGCATACTGCATTTTTACCGACGAAAGATGTTGTGTTGGCATATAATGTCTTGACCAAAATGCATGTTTTTTCCTCATAACCATTCTTCAAAATGCGGTCTAAAACATATGTTTGTTGACGTTATTTTTGTTAGCATAAGTggtttatagttttatatatgaattttaattgataaataagcaattttaaacaattttttaattaataacaccTAATTATGCACGAACAAGAATTAATCGACAATTAAATCAATAAGGGAACAACTATAACCAAAATAAGcttctatattaaaaataaaactatcatTTAGTTCAACAATGTAACATTAGtagtataatatttgaaatttgctAATTAAGTTTTCACAAATCTCACATGCATCATTTCctaagccaaaaaaaaaaaaaaaatctttaccaaaaaaattttcattcacctAAACCAAAGTATATCCTAACCTAAAATAAGCATTCATGATCATCTCAAAATCTCCCCCCAATCTCCAAAGACCGAATGTGTGAGATCACACGTATAACCtgaaatagaaaacaaaatacaagtGACAATGTGACAAAGTAGTaacaaaaatgacaaagtAGCAATATAAAGCGACAAAATAACAAAGTGGCAACAAGTGGCGAAGtaagaaaatagaatataGAGATTGATGCATTCAAACTACCCTCCCACCTAATGATTCAACATGCTAAACTACAAATAAGCaagacaaatatatataacattcatttcatttgtaacaataatttgtttttttagtaatttttacCTAATTTTGTGTAGTAGCTACCACAACTAATTGGAgctgaaaaaataaatgaatgtaAAATACACATTCATTTACTTTCCAAATAAGAGCTCTCAATCGGTTGAACTCACCTTGCATATTGTAACCTTTCTCCATCATATCCTTGTCATCGCAACTAGAAATACCTAATCCAtgctaaaaaaagaaatcatcaaTTGCTTTCTTGTATTGTTGACATGTATGATTCCACCAACTTCTTCAACCACATTGCCTTAATTTATCCACATATCTTATTACCATTGGCATATATGATccttttatatgaaaatatattttttgattcGTCTATCGAAATAGAAATTTGCTTGTTAATTATGTCTCTATTATAACCATATTCACAATTTTGAGTGCAATATAATTCACTATATTGTTTTGGATATCAGATgcaatcaattttaaattattcgaAGCATTTTTCAAAGTCACAACACCAATATCTTTGTTGTGGTACACAACTGTTGTAATAGTTCAAGAAAATTACCTTGATTCTTCGAATAACTATCTCATCATATCTATGGAATGAAAGTCCTTatcttaataataattgaatataatcAATTGGTGCACCTAATCGAGTTCGATATTCAACTCATACTTAGTTAGACATCTTATTCATAAAAGTCTCAATAcgttggtttggtttttttttagagaaaaccTCACATCTACTCAAGCTTGATTATGTGCAACATATTATGGCCTCCAAGATgtgtttgcaattttttttctttcaattagaCAATCTTTCAcctgcaaaaaaaaatcacctcCTGTTTACTTCTGGTTTGAACAAGTagcaaaacaaacaaaatgcatccttttaaatgttttattataatcaATTAGGATATTTCTTAAATCACACAAGATTATAAATCGTCTGGACTTTGttctaaatttcttaaatggaaaattattatttcaaggCTGACAAAGacctttttgtaaatatgttcTACAAACTTAATCtttaatattacaattatagtgagaaaaaaaatagttcttgGACTAAGATCTGCATACATCCGCATATAGTTGTCCTAAATTCATTTATGTATCGGGatctatcaaaatttgaattaatactGATACGTTTCTGGTTGGAAGATTGACAACTTCATAATTTCCacctgcttttttttttttttttaaatatggtttattgatttaaagttaattctacaaaaatatttacaataaaaataataaagtctATACACagaactaaaaatataataactaaaaaagttcaagaatttgaaacttGTTGATACCACACATATAGTCTgatgaataacaaaaaaattatcttgTAATTTAACTCTAAACTAGCATATGTGTGTTATAAtgcaaatatgaaaattacttatgaaaaaaaaaaagtaaatgttaCCAATTCAATAAAATGTGGTTGAGAACTGAGATTGAAAATTGGTCAAAATCTAGAGGGAAAAAACATCTACATGAATTAGAGAAACTGTCCAATTcttatgattatttttgtaaCTAATGAGGCCACATTGCAACCAAAAGCCTAGGTTTAGGTTATACttctattcattttattaaatatttataatttatttcaaaataaaataaaataaacttttcaaatatataattatgaaatataatattaaaacgaaatagttgcaaatttagccattaaatgcaaaattttaagtgTATAGCAACATGTtaaaatagttgcaaatatagtaaaatttgttaaattctatcaataataaaagaccatgttgtaaatatttgtacatcattgatagatcatacaaatctataagtgatacaagtctatcaaatCGATAGTTTTGCAACGGAGTCagaaataaccaaaaatattatattaaaatgcAGCGGGTAGGACTGATACCCTGTTCTCAACACCCCAGATGTCTGTCACCTTTAACCATTACGCTATGTGTGTTCCATAACCTTTGGTGcattatttaaatgaatatttattaactattaagttaaatttctattgaaattataaaaattgataatttaaggGGCACATTCCTCCATGCAACAACTTTGGTTTAAGTGAAACTCATACGAAAAACCCTCTTGGTTGATCAGGAGAAGAGAAACAGACCCATTCAAGAAGAGAGAGACTGATCTTAGGTGAAAACAATAACCATAGTAGACAATCTTAGATTATCATACAAAAGCGAATGATACTAGGGATAACTGCATGGAAGTCACATCATATCCCTCAAAAAATGATTACTATCTTTCTAGAGAAAACCCCAAGTTTAGCAACTACTTGTAACACCACTACTCAGAAATCAGTATTCTCGTCCTTCTAAGAAAGATTGCACATAATTCGTTAAGAAAATGACTTTCAGCTTCTTagataaaaattcaaataaagatTATTCGGTGGTCACACATAACTACTTAGGTTTAGGattcattcattcatattcttcttctaaattcGAGGTATGACATGTCTATCAACTTCTACTTGTCTGTCCTTGAACCAAATTTGACTGGAAAGTGGTATCAGTAATGTCTCAAACCTAGAATATGAAACTAATAGACTTAACATTTTTCTATGTTCTTTATGACCTGACAACATGTCTCTCTCCTATACCCATTACATCATACCTCTTCCCTGACAAAAAATTGACATCAATATTATAgctatctttatttattttacaggTCTTCTCTAATATCTTCCCCCAATTATAAATGCTATTGTGACTCGAACGTTAGATACGTTTTCAcatgtttaaaatttgagatctAACAATAATAGTTGGTGGTGTTACGATATCCTAATTTCTTTGTCATTTACCTCAAGGTGGCTTCAAATCACCATCAATTTCtttattctcattttctaGCCAATCTGGGAGAAGAGGAGTCTCTCATTTGgataaaatgttgaaaataaacgtgtgataaataaataagctatatatgaattaatttatgtgtaatgccccaaaggtatgtatatatatattttgtttttaattttatatatatatatatatttttatacttaatttaaataaaaagaaaagaaaaagaaatttacctCTCTCTTCTCGCGCGCACACAACccctctctcatttttcttttcttctccttccggTACCCTAGCAGCCGCCCACCACATTTTCCCTATTCTTCTTCCCGTCCTGCCGCAGCCAACCGCAGTCAGCCGCCCCATCCGTTCGCACAGCAACTGCCGTCGGCCATCGtccatcttctcttttcctctccgTTCCGTCCAAACCCAGCCGGACGTCGCTGCAACCGTCGGCCGCCATCTCTGTTCGCGAAGCAAGGCCGCCGCGTGAACCTGTAACCGCCGGCTGTCTcccctctcctttctcctctgttttcagCCCAGCCGCGCGCCGATTTCTTCTCCTCCGTCGTCTGCACTGCCGCGCGACTCTCCGGCCATCTGTATACGGTCTCTCCGCCGCACGTCATCTCTTCGCAAAGCCACTACTCGATTTCTTTCGCGAAGATTTGGGTAAGTTGCAAAAAGATTCACAttgggttgaatttaaatgactGATGCGTTGAAGggaattattgagaaattgtctTAATGTTTAGGTTCATTCTTCATAGACTTCAACGTGGTTAAGGagcttaacaaatttgaaagtaaggggttttctactggactcacttaTGATTGTGAATTGTATGTCTGAATGATTATCTTTGACTGAGTAAAGATGTTGAGATGATACTTATGTTTATACACGTATGGGTGTAGATTCGGTGCTGAATGTACACTgtggattgactgaaaatatatacatatgcataggaattgaagtagacttaatgtggaatgcatattgtgattgtcatggaatatatatatatgtgtgtggatgtggacaggacgaaaattgtagattatgcttgtatgagatgcagatgcgatcttgtgattgtcgtttagattgggtgtcgttacgctaaagtatgactgtgtgctggtgatctgaggggtgtattgactgtatagtttgattgactgatgtattagtatgttattgacagacatatgaccTAAGTGAGATAAGCTGACTGTTAGGACGTTGAGAGAAGGGACTCTATGTTTTGAAATGTCTGAAAGAtgggttgaatggaatgaggggataaattgttaggttgtattgggatgattaccttgtaggtgtccctcgggatcaccaatttatttttgcaccttcgggagcatttgactgatatgtgttctgcagaacactagactgatatgtacgtccctcgggcgttagactgatatgtacgtccttcggggcgttagactgaaatgtgtatcctacgggatcacaagactgcgactgtacagggtgtcccaatagaactttaacaatttattttcccctgacgagaccagtagagggtctcttactgagtatttaaaatactcacccttcttatgtttaattttcaggcaaaggtaataaaggcggcaaaccggcgaggggcaggaaggaagcgtgatgccataggaaacgtgtaattgcttccgcttatttaagattgatttgaaatttagtttacaaacgttTGTTGCAAAcagtattattttatgttttcttgaatgtttaaaaatcaggcctgacttgaagatgtttttttttttaaattgcttacgttttgttttattttaatcagagtcttttatttgttaaaaactaACGATctcgacttacttagaaaagttgggtcgttacagttggtatcagagcctaagtTTTAGGTTCTGTAGACTGACTTACGATGTAAGTCTATGTTTGTGTGTTCCTATGGCAAACGCGACCCTTCGTCTCTCGTCAGGTATGCTTTATGcttatatgtatggtttatttgcatgaccttgcctaaattaaactagattGCATGACGATAAAGACTTGCTTATGTTTatgattaagattttgttaaagagTGTTGTTGGTGGATAATAGGAATTATGCCGCCAAGGGAAGAAGTACGTAGAGGAGGTCGTAGAGGCCGAGGTAGAGGAGCAGGAGGCCGAGGTAGAGGAGTAGGTCGTAATCAGCCTACTGAGGGTCAAGCTGAACATCGAATTCCTGCTGCACCCGTGACTCACGTCGAGTTTGATGCACTGTCTGCTCACATGGAGCAGAGGTTTACAGAACTTATGACAGCCATAGCTCAAAACCAGCAGGCACCTGCAGTCCCACCTGCACCTGTAGTTCCCCCTGCACCAGCAGCCCCTCCTGCACAAGAATTACCTAACCAACTTTCTGCTGAGGCGAAACATTTGAGGGACTTTCGGAAGTATGACCCTCAGACGTTTGATGGGTCACTGGAGGATCCTACTAAAGCTGAAATGTGGTTGTCCTCTGTGGaaaccatatttaattacatgagATGTCCTGAGGAGCACAGAGTTCAGTGTGCTGCTTTTCTACTGAGGGACAGAGGCATTATCTGGTGGAGGACTACCATGCGCATGCTAGGTGGAGATGTGAGGCAGATTACCTGGGATCAGTTTAAGGACTGCTTCTATACCAAGTTTTTCTCGGCTAACCTTAGAGACGCCAAAAGCCAGGAATTCTTGGAGTTGAAGCAAGGATATATGACAGTCGAGGAGTACGACCAGGAGTTTGATATGCTGTCACGTTTTGCCCCTGAGCTTGTTAGTAATGAGCAGGCTAGAGCTGATAGGTTCGTCAAGGGATTGAGAGATGAAATTAGGGGTTTTGTGCGAGCACTAAAGCCCACTACCCAAGCTGAAGCACTGCGTCTGGCAGTGGATATGAGTATTGGGAAGGATGAAAGACAGCCAAGGAGCTTTAATAAGGGATCGTCGTCgggtcaaaagagaaaagtagagCAGAGAACTGTAGGAGTTCCTCAGAGGAACATGAGACCAGGTGATTCTTTTCGCAGTTTCCAGCAGAGTTCTGGCGGTGCAGGAGACACTACTCAAGAGAGGCCAGTATGTGATACGTGTGGGAAACGCCACCTGGGTCGTTGTTTGATGGGAACGAGAGTCTGTTATAAGTGCAAGCAAGAGGGACACATGGCTGATAGGTGTCCCTTGAGATCTACTGGGGCTGGATCGAGCAGTCAGGGAGAGAGACCTCCACAGCGGGGTACAATCTTTGCCACTAATAGATCAGAGGCAGAGAAGGCCGGCACAGTAGTGACAGGTACGTTACCAGTATTGGGCATTTTGCCTTGACCTTGTTTGACTCGGGATcttctcattcatttatttcatcgcTTTTTGTGACGCATGCATGCTTAGAAGTGGAACCCTTAGACTATGTTTTGTCAGTGTCTACACCGTctggagaaattatgttgtctaaggaaaagattaaagcatgtgaaattgaaataGCTGGTCGTGTACTGGACGTAACCTTGTTGGTATTAGATATGCgtgactttgatgtaattttaggtATGGATTGGCTAGCTACTAATCATGCTAGTATTGATTGTTCTCGTAAGGAAGTTGTGTTTAGTCCCCCTACTGCATCTAGCTTTAAATTCAAGGGAGTAGGAACAGTAGTACTGCCTAAAGTAATCTCAGCTATGAAAGCTAGTAAACTACTC of the Cucumis sativus cultivar 9930 chromosome 3, Cucumber_9930_V3, whole genome shotgun sequence genome contains:
- the LOC116402540 gene encoding uncharacterized protein LOC116402540, with the protein product MPPREEVRRGGRRGRGRGAGGRGRGVGRNQPTEGQAEHRIPAAPVTHVEFDALSAHMEQRFTELMTAIAQNQQAPAVPPAPVVPPAPAAPPAQELPNQLSAEAKHLRDFRKYDPQTFDGSLEDPTKAEMWLSSVETIFNYMRCPEEHRVQCAAFLLRDRGIIWWRTTMRMLGGDVRQITWDQFKDCFYTKFFSANLRDAKSQEFLELKQGYMTVEEYDQEFDMLSRFAPELVSNEQARADRFVKGLRDEIRGFVRALKPTTQAEALRLAVDMSIGKDERQPRSFNKGSSSGQKRKVEQRTVGVPQRNMRPGDSFRSFQQSSGGAGDTTQERPVCDTCGKRHLGRCLMGTRVCYKCKQEGHMADRCPLRSTGAGSSSQGERPPQRGTIFATNRSEAEKAGTVVTGKGNKGGKPARGRKEA